One window of the Pseudofrankia sp. DC12 genome contains the following:
- a CDS encoding SDR family oxidoreductase — protein sequence MKGDTVGEETRVVVITGLGGMGTAVARRLGCGSVVVLADVSSTVVGTVGRELRAEGYEIVEQPTDVSDAEAVAALADTASRLGRVGVVVHTAGLSPAQAPVNAILRVDLLGTALMLDAFAPVIAPGGAGVFIASMAGALAAQDPDFERRLATTPTESLLDLPELTAIVNQGHAYGIAKRANQVRVRAASLVWGRRRARVNTISPGIISTPMGAAELESASGDMMRGMIAASPMGRVGTPHDIAAAVEFLAGPHSTFVTGTDLLVDGGAVAALTAGPTSHAHDEESR from the coding sequence ATGAAGGGGGACACCGTGGGCGAGGAAACGAGAGTTGTAGTCATCACCGGCCTGGGCGGCATGGGAACCGCCGTCGCCCGGCGCCTGGGCTGCGGCTCAGTGGTCGTGCTCGCCGATGTCAGCTCGACCGTCGTTGGCACGGTTGGGCGCGAGCTACGAGCGGAGGGCTACGAGATCGTCGAGCAGCCGACCGACGTCTCAGATGCCGAAGCCGTCGCCGCGTTGGCGGACACCGCGAGCCGGCTCGGTCGCGTCGGGGTAGTCGTTCACACCGCGGGGCTGTCTCCCGCCCAAGCTCCGGTCAACGCGATCTTGCGTGTCGACCTCCTCGGCACGGCGTTGATGCTCGACGCGTTCGCCCCTGTCATCGCACCGGGCGGTGCGGGGGTCTTCATCGCATCCATGGCCGGCGCGTTGGCCGCGCAGGATCCCGATTTCGAGCGGCGCTTGGCGACGACACCGACCGAGTCGCTCCTCGATCTGCCGGAGCTGACAGCCATCGTCAACCAGGGGCACGCATACGGGATCGCGAAGCGGGCGAATCAAGTCCGTGTACGAGCAGCATCCCTTGTGTGGGGTCGCCGCCGCGCGAGAGTCAACACGATCTCGCCCGGGATCATCTCGACGCCGATGGGCGCAGCCGAACTCGAGAGCGCGAGTGGCGACATGATGCGCGGCATGATTGCGGCGAGCCCGATGGGAAGGGTCGGAACTCCGCACGACATCGCGGCCGCGGTGGAGTTCTTGGCTGGACCCCACTCGACGTTCGTCACCGGCACTGACCTGCTGGTCGACGGCGGGGCCGTTGCCGCGCTCACAGCTGGCCCGACGAGCCACGCGCACGATGAAGAATCGAGGTGA
- a CDS encoding TetR family transcriptional regulator produces MKNRGEDTPPPASRKADGQQTAGGSGSAAQRVLLVVTEMITAGGTEVVQLAEVAQQARVSLTTIYKHFASRDELILAAVESWMDEQVYRPLAESQPDLPLFDALTQQFRHIFEPWQRNPRMAEAFMRARFGPGGDRLQIQGFTAVKPVTLGLLRDVDPGRAEDIRLILNHVVYAIIIRFAAGELAVCDIMPVIDRTLRRLADGA; encoded by the coding sequence ATGAAGAATCGAGGTGAGGACACCCCGCCGCCAGCCTCACGGAAAGCGGACGGCCAGCAGACCGCCGGCGGATCCGGCTCGGCGGCACAGCGCGTCCTCCTGGTCGTGACCGAAATGATCACGGCCGGCGGGACCGAGGTGGTGCAGCTGGCCGAGGTCGCGCAGCAGGCTCGCGTGTCGCTCACGACGATCTACAAGCACTTCGCATCGCGCGACGAGCTCATTCTTGCCGCGGTCGAGTCCTGGATGGACGAGCAGGTGTACCGGCCGCTGGCTGAATCCCAGCCGGATCTGCCGCTCTTCGACGCGCTGACGCAGCAGTTCCGTCACATCTTCGAGCCGTGGCAGCGGAACCCGCGCATGGCCGAAGCGTTCATGCGTGCGCGGTTCGGCCCAGGCGGAGACCGTCTCCAGATCCAAGGATTCACCGCCGTCAAGCCCGTTACGCTTGGTCTCCTCCGCGACGTTGATCCTGGGCGTGCCGAAGATATCCGGCTGATCCTCAACCATGTCGTGTACGCTATAATCATTCGGTTCGCGGCCGGCGAGCTGGCCGTCTGCGATATTATGCCGGTCATCGACAGGACACTCCGCCGCTTGGCGGACGGCGCCTGA
- a CDS encoding alpha/beta hydrolase domain-containing protein: protein MESLGAFGGAQYERLAGTVSGTVSGREPVAGLDSVIGADGTFSYTSGFELIRPVRPSGRSEVVVEAENRGMPVMFGNLNSFGTPAGPPQDVSYPAGLGNGFLFQGGRSYARVQWQTGISPGVPATAQGVGQVIVRDFGRLLRDGRLGDTPSVLGAYRYRILVGWSQAAWFVTSLVAEGFNDADGQVFQGAFAQDGVGNQLALNAVAASDGGPQQAYLRPDGVPLTPRQVLRRPKTDPAFVDVAAYTDYYRLRASISRQADAANGYYRYDWPAAHAPVLVPAAAAFVFQQSGCNNGQVIPLNAIDSRPYGRALLVALERRLGINGPRVAMPAERMFTAGAQPADPALLNGLPRDPVSVPQVDTDGFPLGGVHFPAAGLPLGSPVPPALTPVSTASITAICGNFGGWHPFTASQLAQRYGSLDQYRASYDAQITRLVNGGLLLDGDRQTLLDQAAADWSNAPA from the coding sequence GTGGAATCCCTGGGAGCGTTCGGTGGTGCTCAGTACGAACGGCTGGCCGGTACCGTTTCTGGCACTGTGTCAGGCCGTGAGCCGGTGGCCGGGCTCGACTCCGTCATCGGTGCCGACGGCACCTTCAGCTACACATCCGGCTTCGAGCTCATCCGCCCGGTCCGGCCGAGCGGGCGCAGCGAGGTCGTGGTGGAGGCGGAGAACAGAGGAATGCCGGTGATGTTCGGCAACCTCAACTCCTTCGGCACACCGGCGGGCCCGCCGCAGGATGTGTCGTATCCGGCCGGGCTGGGAAACGGTTTCCTGTTTCAGGGGGGGCGTTCCTACGCTCGCGTGCAGTGGCAGACCGGCATCTCTCCCGGAGTTCCCGCCACGGCTCAGGGTGTGGGCCAGGTCATCGTCCGTGACTTCGGCCGGCTCCTGCGTGACGGCCGGCTCGGCGACACGCCGTCCGTCCTTGGCGCCTACCGGTACCGGATTCTGGTCGGGTGGAGCCAGGCCGCCTGGTTTGTCACCAGCCTCGTAGCCGAAGGATTCAATGATGCTGACGGCCAGGTCTTCCAGGGCGCGTTCGCCCAGGACGGTGTGGGTAACCAGCTGGCACTGAATGCCGTCGCCGCGTCGGACGGCGGGCCGCAGCAGGCCTACCTCAGGCCCGACGGGGTGCCGCTTACCCCGCGGCAGGTGCTGCGCCGGCCGAAGACTGACCCAGCCTTCGTCGACGTGGCCGCCTACACCGACTACTACCGGCTCCGGGCCAGCATCTCCCGGCAGGCAGACGCAGCGAACGGCTATTACCGGTACGACTGGCCCGCGGCCCACGCCCCGGTGCTGGTTCCGGCCGCGGCGGCCTTCGTATTCCAGCAGTCCGGTTGCAACAACGGCCAGGTGATACCGCTGAACGCGATCGACAGCCGCCCGTACGGGAGGGCGTTGCTCGTGGCGCTGGAGCGCCGCCTCGGCATCAACGGACCGCGGGTGGCGATGCCAGCGGAGCGGATGTTCACGGCTGGCGCGCAGCCCGCCGACCCAGCCCTTCTCAACGGGCTGCCTCGCGACCCGGTGTCGGTGCCGCAGGTTGACACCGACGGTTTCCCGCTCGGGGGAGTGCACTTCCCCGCCGCCGGCCTGCCGCTCGGCTCACCGGTCCCGCCAGCCCTGACACCGGTGTCCACCGCGAGCATCACGGCCATCTGCGGCAACTTCGGTGGCTGGCATCCCTTCACCGCCAGTCAGCTCGCGCAGCGCTATGGCTCACTCGACCAGTACCGGGCCAGCTACGACGCCCAGATCACCCGGCTGGTCAACGGCGGGCTGCTGCTCGACGGCGACCGGCAGACACTGCTCGACCAGGCGGCAGCCGACTGGTCGAACGCCCCGGCGTAG
- a CDS encoding GGDEF domain-containing protein, with translation MSGLRSVVDGAQIPWRPPGADSTPLIFLYALMASGLFGLDVAFAVLLDLKPARIATNFVDIVAQAAAATACFWSARRLRGAERRWRALIGLTALSALFGSLAITPSLLAGHVPTGDTSVWSDLALVVFYGMALAGLLSLPTDPLENRDGARRRGGQYRWRAITVLDCLLIVGAIILLQWETVLAAPIRKGALVTSPLRLDLIHLAAGLVLASTVVLIACFRRPRSPATLALLAAGLLINGLNFDVGVYIAASGRESLPSWRLLGFALSFLLIFFAALVPVPSRPRSDRYAAPSPRTMWVHAALPYTILTAVGFVVFAKLAIGAPLDRFEAHGMVALVVLALIRQMLTVAENTRLLAEIRIREQQLHHQAFHDPLTGLANRTLFTRRLMRALSCRTDGVPSRVPTAQAHTDAAEVRVSVLFMDLDNFKQVNDTFGHAAGDELLKISADRLRAETRAVDTVARLGGDEFAVILDGGGPDDPHHIGERLATAVRTPCLLAGHLYAPRASLGLVTLDGNTPATPDVLLHQADQAMYAAKREHSGNLVIYRADLLGPPTS, from the coding sequence ATGTCCGGACTCCGCAGTGTCGTCGACGGCGCACAGATCCCGTGGCGTCCACCCGGCGCGGACAGTACGCCGCTGATCTTCCTTTACGCCTTGATGGCCTCGGGCCTCTTTGGACTGGACGTCGCCTTCGCGGTGCTGCTGGATCTGAAGCCCGCCCGAATCGCCACGAATTTCGTCGATATCGTGGCCCAGGCTGCTGCCGCCACCGCCTGCTTCTGGTCCGCTCGACGCCTGCGCGGGGCGGAACGCCGCTGGCGGGCGCTCATTGGCCTCACGGCCCTCAGCGCGCTGTTCGGCAGCCTCGCCATCACACCGTCGTTGCTGGCGGGGCACGTCCCCACCGGTGACACCTCTGTCTGGTCCGACCTCGCGCTCGTCGTCTTCTACGGGATGGCTCTGGCAGGGCTGCTGTCGTTGCCCACCGACCCGTTAGAGAACCGGGACGGCGCCAGGCGGCGGGGCGGGCAGTATCGGTGGCGTGCGATCACCGTGCTGGACTGCCTGCTGATCGTCGGGGCGATCATCCTGCTGCAGTGGGAGACGGTGCTCGCCGCACCCATCCGGAAGGGCGCGCTCGTAACCTCACCGCTCCGGCTCGACCTGATCCACCTCGCCGCCGGCCTGGTCCTCGCCTCCACCGTCGTATTGATCGCTTGCTTCCGCCGGCCGCGGTCCCCGGCGACGCTGGCCCTGCTCGCCGCCGGCCTGCTGATCAATGGCCTCAACTTCGACGTCGGCGTCTACATCGCTGCCTCGGGCCGGGAGTCTCTTCCGTCCTGGCGGCTGCTCGGGTTCGCCTTGTCGTTCCTGCTGATATTCTTCGCCGCGCTGGTACCGGTCCCGTCCCGTCCGCGCTCCGACCGGTATGCAGCACCCAGCCCGCGCACGATGTGGGTCCACGCAGCGCTGCCCTACACCATCCTCACCGCCGTCGGATTTGTAGTCTTTGCCAAGCTGGCCATCGGCGCGCCGCTCGACCGGTTCGAGGCTCACGGCATGGTGGCCCTCGTGGTGCTGGCCCTGATACGGCAGATGCTCACCGTGGCCGAGAACACCCGGCTGCTCGCCGAGATCCGCATCCGCGAACAGCAGCTGCACCACCAGGCGTTCCATGACCCGCTCACCGGACTGGCCAACCGCACGCTGTTCACCCGCCGTCTGATGCGTGCACTCTCATGCCGCACCGACGGCGTCCCCAGCCGAGTCCCCACCGCCCAGGCCCACACCGACGCCGCTGAGGTGAGAGTGTCCGTCCTGTTCATGGACCTGGACAACTTCAAACAGGTAAACGACACCTTCGGCCACGCCGCCGGCGACGAGCTCCTCAAGATCAGCGCTGACCGGCTGCGGGCGGAGACCCGCGCGGTCGACACCGTCGCCCGTCTAGGTGGCGACGAGTTCGCTGTCATCCTTGACGGCGGCGGGCCCGACGATCCGCACCACATCGGCGAACGGCTCGCCACCGCCGTCCGGACCCCGTGCCTCCTGGCCGGGCACCTCTATGCCCCCCGTGCCAGCCTCGGCCTGGTCACCCTTGACGGCAACACCCCAGCGACCCCCGACGTCCTGCTCCACCAGGCGGACCAGGCCATGTACGCGGCCAAACGAGAACACAGCGGCAATCTGGTCATCTATCGGGCCGATCTGCTCGGCCCGCCTACGAGTTAA
- a CDS encoding dihydrodipicolinate reductase codes for MGVLRIAQWGTGTVGRDAVRAVCEHPDLELVGAFVYSDAKAGLDVGEICGIGEVGVTATRNPADIVGLEADCVLYMSQGEWNPTAALDDICMLLASGKNVVSTAVTSLIYPKYLGDEVVQRLETACAEGNTSFHATGIEPGWAAEVLPLTMSGLFERIDSLLIQELLDYATYDSPHMLFEIMGFGKPPGDLVVNRFGQFHPFGASLMLLADAFGATIDEFVFDQQVLVAEESFEIKAGRVEAGTVSAKRFSYSAIVDGRRALTVEHITRLAPDQAPDWPTGRGWKVTVEGRPSMVLEARIAVHGEDQNDQGCLGAAMHAVHAIAPVCAAAPGIRTFLDLPIISGRHVLARPAGGR; via the coding sequence GTGGGCGTGTTACGCATCGCGCAGTGGGGTACTGGGACCGTCGGCCGGGACGCGGTGCGCGCCGTCTGCGAACACCCGGACCTGGAGCTGGTCGGGGCGTTCGTCTACAGCGATGCCAAGGCGGGCCTGGACGTCGGCGAGATCTGCGGGATCGGCGAGGTCGGGGTGACCGCGACCAGGAACCCGGCCGACATCGTCGGCCTCGAGGCGGACTGCGTCCTCTACATGTCGCAAGGCGAGTGGAATCCGACGGCTGCGCTCGACGACATCTGCATGCTGCTGGCTTCCGGAAAAAACGTGGTCTCCACGGCGGTGACGTCCCTCATCTACCCGAAGTACCTCGGCGACGAGGTCGTGCAGCGGCTGGAGACCGCGTGCGCCGAAGGCAATACCTCGTTTCATGCCACCGGCATCGAGCCGGGCTGGGCCGCCGAGGTGCTGCCGCTCACCATGTCGGGCCTGTTCGAGCGGATCGATTCGCTACTCATCCAGGAGCTCCTGGACTACGCGACCTACGACAGCCCACATATGCTCTTCGAGATCATGGGCTTCGGGAAGCCGCCGGGCGACCTGGTGGTCAACCGGTTTGGCCAGTTTCACCCGTTCGGCGCGTCGCTCATGCTTCTGGCCGACGCTTTCGGTGCCACGATCGACGAGTTCGTGTTCGACCAGCAGGTGCTCGTCGCCGAGGAATCCTTCGAAATCAAGGCTGGCCGCGTCGAGGCCGGGACCGTGTCGGCCAAGCGCTTCTCCTATTCGGCCATCGTCGACGGCCGCCGCGCACTCACGGTGGAGCACATCACGCGCCTTGCCCCGGACCAGGCGCCGGACTGGCCGACAGGACGGGGCTGGAAGGTGACGGTCGAAGGACGGCCATCAATGGTCCTCGAAGCTAGGATCGCCGTCCACGGCGAGGACCAGAACGACCAGGGCTGTCTGGGCGCCGCGATGCACGCCGTGCACGCGATCGCGCCAGTCTGCGCCGCGGCGCCGGGGATCCGCACTTTCCTCGATCTTCCGATAATCAGCGGCCGGCACGTGCTGGCCCGCCCCGCGGGTGGGCGCTGA
- a CDS encoding alpha/beta hydrolase domain-containing protein — MTMSEEDRPGRPAEPATLRRRVATSRLLLLIAVVCVATAGLAACSSSGSGGPPPSGAARTTAPARPSGPAADLSKEIADGNKAFMGEAAPPDLKRDGYVQHEYLATGTASSYRAADPLTHDGRWAFTTDSSASYRTRIVVRQPAKAAAFSGNVVVEWLNVSGGSDADPEWVSLQEEIVRRGDVWVGVSAQMIGVTGGPVRVPTNIGADIAGKGLAAIDPARYGALRLEHPGDGFSFDMYTQVARAIRAGAGLHGLRPQRLIAAGESQSAFAMVTYYNGVQPLTREFDGFFVHSRGAVGLPIVGPGKPADIAAALGGTPTILRTDQDTPVLDVQTESDVTSVLNSYAARQPDTDRFRLWEVAGTAHADAHLVGPAAASFDCGLPINDGPMHLVAKSALRALTTWIATGKAPVIAPRITVQSAATPQISRDADGIALGGIRTPPIDVPIAALSGVPGPKTSAICLLVGSTKPLSADRLAELYPSPAAYLERYKADADKTIKAGYVLPEDRAALLAFAKPASIAGG, encoded by the coding sequence ATGACCATGTCTGAAGAGGACCGGCCCGGCCGGCCGGCCGAGCCGGCGACGCTCCGCCGCCGGGTGGCGACCTCGCGGCTGCTCCTCTTGATCGCCGTGGTCTGTGTCGCGACGGCGGGGCTCGCGGCCTGTTCGAGTAGCGGTAGCGGCGGGCCTCCGCCGTCCGGGGCCGCCAGGACGACCGCGCCCGCCCGCCCGAGCGGGCCGGCCGCCGACCTCTCGAAAGAGATCGCCGACGGCAACAAGGCCTTCATGGGCGAGGCCGCGCCGCCAGACCTGAAGCGCGACGGCTATGTGCAGCACGAGTACCTCGCCACCGGGACCGCGTCGTCGTACCGGGCGGCTGACCCCCTCACCCACGACGGGCGGTGGGCCTTCACCACAGATTCGAGCGCGTCCTACCGGACCCGGATCGTGGTCCGCCAGCCGGCGAAGGCGGCGGCGTTCAGCGGCAACGTCGTTGTCGAATGGCTGAACGTCAGCGGCGGGTCGGACGCCGATCCCGAATGGGTAAGCCTCCAGGAAGAGATCGTCCGCCGGGGTGATGTCTGGGTCGGCGTGTCGGCGCAAATGATCGGCGTCACGGGCGGCCCGGTGCGGGTGCCGACCAACATCGGTGCCGACATCGCCGGCAAGGGCCTCGCGGCGATCGACCCGGCCCGGTACGGCGCCCTGCGACTTGAGCATCCTGGCGACGGCTTCTCCTTCGACATGTACACCCAGGTCGCCCGCGCGATTCGAGCGGGCGCGGGCCTGCACGGGCTGCGACCGCAACGGCTGATCGCGGCGGGTGAATCGCAGTCGGCGTTCGCGATGGTCACCTACTACAACGGCGTGCAGCCACTCACCCGCGAGTTCGACGGCTTCTTCGTGCACAGCCGCGGCGCGGTCGGGCTGCCGATCGTGGGACCCGGCAAGCCCGCGGACATCGCCGCCGCGCTCGGCGGCACGCCTACGATCCTCCGCACGGACCAGGACACGCCCGTGCTCGACGTCCAGACCGAGTCCGATGTCACGAGCGTTCTCAACTCGTACGCGGCACGCCAACCGGACACAGACCGATTCCGGCTCTGGGAGGTCGCCGGCACCGCCCACGCCGATGCCCATCTCGTCGGCCCGGCCGCCGCGTCGTTCGACTGCGGCCTGCCGATCAACGACGGCCCCATGCACCTCGTCGCCAAGTCCGCGCTGCGCGCGCTCACGACGTGGATCGCAACGGGCAAGGCCCCGGTCATCGCGCCGCGCATCACCGTGCAGTCAGCCGCGACACCACAGATCAGCCGGGATGCCGACGGCATCGCCCTCGGGGGGATCCGCACGCCCCCGATCGACGTGCCGATCGCGGCCCTGTCCGGTGTACCCGGTCCGAAGACCTCGGCGATCTGCCTACTGGTCGGCTCGACCAAGCCGCTGTCGGCTGACCGGCTCGCCGAGCTCTACCCGTCCCCCGCGGCCTATCTGGAGCGCTACAAGGCCGACGCCGACAAGACCATCAAGGCGGGCTACGTGCTGCCCGAGGACCGCGCCGCACTCCTGGCGTTCGCGAAGCCCGCGAGCATCGCCGGAGGATGA
- a CDS encoding AMP-binding protein: MDAEVSLARRIRELARTHPEDAVYRQIALDGSAATFTWGWLDRRSSQLAGALAARGLGRGDFLALGLHNSPRLVLSVFAAWKLGAIPVPVRWDLPDWELGRVRDVIQPRVYLGAEDNAWVDATAELAVPELPDAVSPHRHGICSSGSTGTPKVILAGTASTFNPHYGSPLMEGWRPVPRPQHIMVPAPMYHVTAFSMLYVMLAGDRLTVLEKFDATRALDVIERYRVSHFIATPTMLQRMADLPGVEARDLSSLEWINQGAAPMPPSLVHRWAKLIGAGRILMSYGMSEGLGLTALTGDEWMAHQGSVGRPLRGTQVRVLDGAGNDMPLGEVGEIYLRSASLPSAGARYLGDVPPPRGTADGFKTVGDLGYLDEDGYLYLVDRRVDMIVTGGANVFPAEVEMALIDHPKVADVVVIGLRDPEWGRRVHAVIEAADHSDPPTLEDIRAFAKDRLAAYKVPKTIEIVGAIPRSEATKVSRGRLVEARGG; encoded by the coding sequence GTGGACGCTGAGGTGAGCCTGGCGCGCCGGATCCGTGAGCTGGCCCGCACCCATCCCGAGGACGCCGTCTACCGGCAGATCGCTCTGGACGGGTCGGCGGCCACCTTCACCTGGGGCTGGCTGGACCGGAGGTCGAGCCAGCTCGCCGGCGCCCTTGCGGCACGCGGGCTCGGCAGGGGCGACTTTCTCGCGCTCGGCCTGCACAACTCGCCGCGTCTCGTTCTCAGCGTGTTCGCCGCCTGGAAGCTCGGCGCGATCCCGGTGCCGGTGCGGTGGGATCTCCCCGACTGGGAGCTGGGCCGGGTGCGCGACGTGATCCAGCCCAGGGTCTACCTGGGCGCCGAAGACAACGCGTGGGTCGACGCCACCGCCGAGCTCGCCGTCCCCGAACTGCCCGACGCGGTCTCCCCACACCGCCACGGCATCTGCAGCAGCGGCTCGACCGGCACGCCGAAAGTGATCCTCGCCGGGACCGCCTCGACCTTCAACCCGCACTACGGCTCGCCGCTCATGGAAGGGTGGCGGCCAGTCCCGAGGCCGCAGCACATCATGGTGCCGGCGCCGATGTACCACGTCACCGCGTTCTCCATGCTCTACGTCATGCTCGCTGGCGACCGGCTCACGGTCCTGGAGAAGTTCGACGCCACCCGCGCTCTCGACGTGATCGAGCGCTATCGCGTCTCGCATTTCATCGCGACGCCGACGATGCTCCAGCGCATGGCGGACCTGCCCGGCGTCGAGGCGCGCGATCTGTCCAGCCTCGAGTGGATCAACCAGGGCGCGGCACCCATGCCCCCGTCACTGGTCCACCGGTGGGCGAAGCTGATCGGGGCGGGGCGGATCCTCATGTCGTACGGCATGAGCGAAGGGCTCGGCCTCACCGCGCTCACCGGCGACGAGTGGATGGCCCACCAGGGCAGCGTCGGCCGGCCACTGCGTGGCACGCAGGTCCGCGTCCTTGATGGCGCCGGCAACGACATGCCGCTCGGCGAGGTCGGTGAGATCTACCTGCGCTCGGCGTCGTTGCCCTCCGCGGGCGCCCGCTACCTCGGCGACGTCCCGCCACCACGCGGGACCGCTGACGGTTTCAAGACCGTCGGCGATCTGGGCTACCTCGACGAGGACGGCTACCTGTACCTGGTCGACCGCCGTGTCGACATGATCGTCACAGGTGGGGCCAACGTCTTCCCAGCCGAGGTGGAGATGGCGCTCATCGACCACCCGAAGGTTGCCGACGTCGTGGTCATTGGGCTGCGCGACCCCGAGTGGGGCCGACGGGTCCACGCCGTGATCGAAGCGGCCGACCACAGCGACCCGCCGACGCTCGAGGACATCAGGGCCTTCGCCAAGGACCGTCTGGCCGCCTACAAGGTTCCCAAGACCATCGAGATCGTCGGCGCGATCCCGCGCAGCGAGGCGACCAAGGTCAGCCGCGGCCGGCTCGTCGAAGCCCGCGGCGGCTGA
- a CDS encoding MarR family transcriptional regulator, with translation MSPHTNEVPDGLHEAGEALHHLLTAAVRQQPREISLTAASTLATIERTGPRRITDLAVTERITQPSMTALVTTLVRAGLAERRQDPQDQRVVLVALTPPGAQYLVARRLGGAEAFVRLIEKLKPDEVAALRAAAPALRRLHELGEELRTGTTGPDW, from the coding sequence GTGAGCCCGCACACGAACGAGGTCCCCGATGGCCTGCACGAGGCCGGGGAGGCGCTGCACCACCTGCTGACCGCCGCGGTGCGCCAGCAGCCCAGGGAGATCAGCCTGACCGCGGCCTCGACGCTGGCCACGATCGAGCGCACTGGCCCGCGCCGCATCACCGACCTGGCTGTGACCGAGCGCATCACCCAGCCGTCGATGACCGCGTTGGTCACCACCCTGGTGCGGGCTGGCCTCGCCGAGCGCCGCCAGGACCCGCAGGACCAGCGCGTGGTGCTCGTGGCGTTGACTCCGCCGGGCGCCCAGTACCTGGTGGCCCGCCGGCTCGGCGGGGCGGAGGCGTTCGTTCGGCTTATCGAGAAGCTGAAACCCGACGAGGTGGCCGCTTTGCGGGCGGCCGCTCCGGCGCTGCGGCGCCTGCACGAGCTGGGCGAGGAACTGCGGACCGGGACCACCGGTCCCGACTGGTAG
- a CDS encoding aldehyde dehydrogenase family protein — protein sequence MAELAEYRNLIGGELRPAASGRLLDAVNPATGEVFARIPAGDRTDVDAAVAAARAAFPAWSALTADQRAGYLRKVAALFREHGADLGRLETLDNGRIVRENLPRNGPGMTHMWTLAAGQTLEAVTGQTVVLGPNSLGLTRREPYGVIAAVIPWNAPISMLSAKAAFALAAGNTVVVKSAEQASVSVLRLGELLVGVLPPGVLNIVSGLGAEAGDALVRHRGVNKITMTGSTETGRLIQRAAADALTPSIFELGGKSPNIVFADADLDAAAVGVTRTSVFTGNAGQVCVAGSRILVQRPVLDEMLGRIRAIAEKVVLGDPLETTTTMGPLVSQAQYDRVVGFLETGAKEAELVFGGRHGAEVVPSLPGGYWVEPTLFRTDDNSLSICQEEIFGPVAVIIPFDTDEEALAIANDTRYGLAAGVWTRDLARAHRFFRDLESGNVWVNIYRQTGQELPFGGIKDSGYGHDRILEFTREKSAVIAT from the coding sequence ATGGCGGAGCTTGCGGAGTACAGGAACCTCATCGGCGGCGAGCTGCGCCCGGCCGCGTCCGGGCGGCTCCTCGACGCGGTGAATCCTGCCACGGGTGAGGTGTTCGCGCGGATCCCTGCCGGTGACCGGACAGACGTGGACGCCGCTGTCGCCGCGGCGCGTGCCGCGTTCCCGGCCTGGTCGGCGCTGACGGCGGACCAGCGCGCCGGCTACTTACGGAAGGTCGCCGCTCTCTTCAGAGAGCATGGCGCGGATCTGGGACGCCTGGAGACCCTGGACAACGGTCGGATCGTCCGGGAGAATCTCCCGCGCAACGGTCCCGGCATGACGCACATGTGGACGCTGGCGGCCGGCCAGACCCTCGAGGCAGTCACCGGCCAGACGGTCGTGCTCGGCCCGAACAGCCTCGGCCTGACCAGGCGCGAGCCCTACGGCGTCATCGCGGCGGTCATTCCCTGGAACGCGCCGATCTCGATGCTGTCCGCCAAGGCCGCCTTCGCGCTCGCCGCCGGCAACACTGTGGTCGTCAAATCCGCTGAGCAGGCGAGTGTGTCGGTGCTGCGCCTCGGCGAGCTGCTCGTCGGCGTGCTCCCTCCGGGCGTCCTCAACATCGTCTCCGGACTCGGTGCCGAGGCCGGCGACGCCCTTGTCCGCCACCGGGGCGTCAACAAGATCACTATGACCGGGTCGACCGAGACCGGCCGCCTGATCCAGCGCGCCGCCGCCGACGCGCTCACTCCGTCCATCTTCGAGCTCGGCGGCAAGTCCCCCAACATCGTCTTCGCCGACGCGGATCTGGACGCCGCCGCCGTGGGTGTCACGCGTACCTCGGTCTTCACCGGCAACGCGGGGCAGGTCTGCGTGGCCGGCTCGCGCATCCTCGTGCAGCGCCCGGTGCTCGACGAGATGCTTGGGCGCATCCGGGCGATCGCCGAGAAGGTCGTGCTCGGCGACCCGCTTGAGACGACGACCACCATGGGGCCGCTCGTCTCCCAGGCGCAGTACGACCGCGTCGTGGGCTTTCTCGAGACCGGTGCCAAGGAGGCGGAGCTTGTATTCGGCGGCCGGCACGGCGCCGAGGTCGTCCCCAGCCTGCCGGGCGGCTACTGGGTCGAGCCCACGCTTTTCCGCACCGACGACAACTCCCTGAGTATCTGCCAGGAGGAGATTTTCGGCCCGGTCGCGGTAATTATCCCATTCGATACCGACGAGGAGGCCCTCGCGATCGCCAACGACACGCGGTACGGCCTGGCGGCGGGGGTGTGGACCCGTGATCTGGCGCGCGCGCACCGGTTCTTCCGTGACCTCGAATCGGGCAACGTGTGGGTGAACATCTACCGTCAGACGGGCCAGGAGCTGCCGTTCGGCGGCATCAAGGACAGCGGGTACGGCCACGACCGCATCCTGGAGTTCACCCGCGAGAAATCGGCCGTCATCGCGACCTGA